A single window of Rhipicephalus microplus isolate Deutch F79 chromosome 5, USDA_Rmic, whole genome shotgun sequence DNA harbors:
- the LOC119174484 gene encoding peroxisome assembly protein 10-B-like: MSRFKPALQPEILRAHQKDEQHIASLQKDVSEVARAVLGMRRWIRWRLEVDAFTSLVYYCATTLSGYQTLGEEYVHILQLGRTLKTVPTFAQRLTFVILQSFGGNLIDRALKLVKKRRTVDGEALNTLVTRALQVHVILFYLLGGYYSPAKRLTGIRYVLIRNWLSTPDVARYYKVLGWLSLVEFGVSLHSAVRSLKASGVVDGVHSESSSKYNCCMCVDFAKNASVIPCGHIYCWYCITGWLRTNKQCPLCRMSCEPQQTVLLRNV, translated from the coding sequence ATGTCTCGATTTAAGCCTGCGCTTCAACCCGAGATTTTACGGGCTCACCAGAAAGACGAACAGCACATCGCGTCGCTGCAGAAAGATGTGTCGGAAGTCGCCCGAGCTGTGCTTGGAATGCGGCGATGGATAAGGTGGCGTTTGGAGGTGGACGCATTCACCAGTTTAGTGTACTACTGCGCGACAACGCTGAGCGGCTACCAAACGCTGGGCGAGGAATACGTGCACATCTTGCAGCTGGGCCGGACCCTCAAGACAGTCCCTACATTCGCTCAGAGGCTCACATTTGTGATCCTGCAGTCATTCGGAGGTAACCTGATCGACAGGGCGTTAAAGCTCGTCAAGAAACGACGCACGGTCGACGGAGAAGCGCTCAACACGCTTGTCACGAGAGCGTTGCAAGTGCACGTGATCCTGTTCTACCTCCTCGGCGGATACTACAGTCCTGCCAAGAGGTTGACCGGAATCAGATACGTGCTCATAAGAAACTGGCTTTCTACACCAGATGTTGCGCGTTACTACAAAGTGCTAGGTTGGCTCTCGCTTGTCGAGTTCGGGGTGTCGCTTCACTCGGCGGTTAGGTCGCTCAAGGCATCTGGGGTTGTCGACGGTGTCCACTCCGAATCGTCATCGAAGTACAACTGTTGCATGTGCGTCGACTTCGCGAAGAATGCATCTGTGATCCCTTGCGGCCACATCTACTGCTGGTACTGCATCACCGGTTGGCTAAGGACTAACAAACAGTGCCCCTTGTGCAGAATGTCGTGTGAACCTCAACAAACAGTTCTGCTACGGAATGTATGA